Proteins from a single region of Amycolatopsis sp. CA-230715:
- a CDS encoding FAD-dependent oxidoreductase, whose amino-acid sequence MAAQFVSTARVVVIGGGYGGVSVAKGLDEVAEVTLVEPRDAFVHNVAALRGLVDPDWTDRLFLPYDHLLARGRVVRERAELVEPGAVTLGSGERIAADHIVLATGSGYPFPAKFAETESADAIARLHGTRAALERAGHVVLLGAGAVGLELAGEIKAGWPDKRVTVVDPQPDILSGGYSAEFRAEIRRQLGEIGVELRLETTMPPPSEPSADEIWFRCYGVEPASGYLSPELAAARTANGALTVTQHLNLPGQPGIFAIGDLTAIGEGKTAMAAAQHAEVVVANLRAELSGSPERVAYRPGPAAILLPLGPAGGAGYVPEQGVLDTDAAVQYKSAGLRLDATLELLGLAAVSS is encoded by the coding sequence CACGCTCGTCGAGCCTCGTGACGCGTTCGTGCACAACGTCGCCGCGCTCCGCGGCCTCGTCGACCCGGACTGGACCGACCGGCTTTTCCTTCCCTACGACCATCTTCTGGCTCGCGGGCGGGTCGTCCGCGAGCGGGCGGAACTCGTTGAGCCCGGCGCCGTCACGCTGGGTTCGGGGGAGCGGATCGCCGCGGACCACATCGTGCTCGCGACCGGATCGGGCTACCCGTTCCCCGCGAAGTTCGCGGAAACAGAAAGCGCGGACGCGATCGCGCGCCTGCACGGCACGAGGGCGGCGCTCGAGCGCGCCGGGCACGTGGTCCTGCTCGGCGCCGGTGCGGTCGGGCTGGAACTGGCGGGCGAGATCAAAGCCGGGTGGCCGGACAAGCGGGTCACCGTGGTGGATCCGCAGCCGGACATCCTGTCCGGCGGCTACTCGGCGGAGTTCCGCGCGGAGATCCGGCGCCAGCTGGGGGAGATCGGGGTCGAGCTGCGGCTGGAGACCACGATGCCGCCGCCGTCGGAGCCGAGCGCCGACGAGATCTGGTTCCGGTGCTACGGCGTCGAACCGGCCAGCGGCTACCTGTCCCCGGAGCTCGCCGCGGCCCGCACGGCGAACGGCGCGCTCACCGTCACCCAGCACCTGAACCTGCCGGGGCAGCCAGGGATCTTCGCGATCGGCGACCTGACCGCGATCGGCGAGGGCAAGACCGCGATGGCCGCGGCGCAGCACGCCGAGGTGGTCGTCGCGAACCTGCGCGCCGAACTGTCCGGATCGCCGGAACGCGTCGCCTACCGGCCGGGGCCCGCGGCCATCCTGCTGCCGCTCGGCCCGGCGGGCGGTGCGGGTTACGTTCCGGAGCAAGGTGTGCTCGACACCGATGCCGCCGTCCAGTACAAGAGCGCGGGGCTGCGGCTCGACGCCACGCTGGAGCTGCTCGGCCTGGCGGCGGTGAGCTCCTGA
- a CDS encoding DUF1453 family protein — protein MSSVFWVVVVAVLVVVLVVRRFRGSPLTARDAFVSPVVLLAIGVYELTKVPEFSWLDIGWLALGTVVGLAFGGLRGTTTVLSERDGGLWQHYTKWTVVVWLISSASSFGLGVLGVALGAHEEARPIVLSIGISLIGEAAVVGFRAKVLGVRFAPEPDRRWV, from the coding sequence GTGTCGAGCGTCTTCTGGGTCGTCGTGGTGGCCGTGCTGGTCGTGGTGCTCGTCGTCAGGCGGTTCCGCGGGAGTCCGCTGACCGCGCGCGACGCGTTCGTGTCCCCGGTCGTCCTGCTGGCGATCGGGGTCTACGAGCTGACCAAGGTGCCGGAGTTCAGCTGGCTCGACATCGGCTGGCTCGCGCTGGGCACCGTGGTCGGGCTCGCCTTCGGCGGGCTGCGCGGTACCACCACCGTGCTGTCCGAACGCGACGGTGGGCTGTGGCAGCACTATACGAAGTGGACAGTGGTGGTGTGGCTGATCTCGTCCGCGTCGAGCTTCGGTCTCGGCGTGCTCGGGGTCGCGCTCGGCGCGCACGAGGAGGCGCGGCCCATCGTGCTGTCGATCGGGATCAGCCTCATCGGCGAGGCGGCCGTGGTCGGGTTCCGGGCGAAGGTACTGGGGGTGCGCTTCGCCCCGGAACCCGACCGCCGCTGGGTCTAG
- a CDS encoding MarR family winged helix-turn-helix transcriptional regulator, producing MHDRTANLLGATALAVADLTVAEATRATGLSASGASALVVLAGSAEVGVTELGKRVGLTQSASARMVDSLESAGLAKRHTGRGRAVTVRLTAEGRKAAHAALTARGAPLAELLDGLDAKQRDTLAGLLETLLASAYGRVRDAELLCRLCDRPSCTTGAVCPVGQAERDATECPQGTP from the coding sequence ATGCATGATAGGACGGCGAACCTGCTCGGCGCCACCGCGCTGGCGGTGGCCGATCTGACCGTCGCCGAGGCCACCAGGGCGACCGGGCTGAGCGCGAGCGGCGCGTCGGCGCTGGTGGTGCTGGCGGGCTCGGCCGAGGTCGGCGTCACCGAACTCGGCAAGCGCGTCGGCCTCACCCAGTCCGCCTCGGCGCGCATGGTGGATTCGCTGGAGTCGGCCGGGCTCGCCAAGCGGCACACCGGGCGCGGCCGCGCCGTGACCGTGCGGCTCACGGCTGAGGGTCGCAAGGCCGCACACGCGGCGCTCACCGCGCGCGGTGCTCCGCTCGCGGAGCTGCTCGACGGCCTGGACGCGAAGCAGCGCGACACCCTCGCCGGGCTCCTCGAAACCCTGCTCGCCAGTGCGTACGGCCGGGTCCGCGACGCCGAGTTGCTGTGCCGCCTGTGCGACCGGCCGAGCTGCACGACCGGCGCGGTCTGCCCGGTCGGCCAAGCCGAGCGCGACGCGACGGAGTGTCCACAAGGGACTCCGTGA
- a CDS encoding nuclear transport factor 2 family protein: MTSTEENRELLRRVFDEMAKGNVRALSEAMADDFRWVFPGDWSWSRTWEPKEAVLTKLLRPLMAQFDDDGYRLEADYVLADGDRVAVQARGRGTTRRGRAYHQTYCFVFRVRNGRLTEVIEHCDTALVERVLDRIE; encoded by the coding sequence ATGACGAGCACCGAAGAAAACCGAGAGCTGCTACGCCGCGTCTTCGACGAAATGGCCAAGGGGAACGTGCGCGCGCTGAGCGAGGCGATGGCCGACGACTTCCGCTGGGTGTTCCCCGGCGACTGGTCGTGGTCGCGGACGTGGGAGCCGAAGGAGGCCGTGCTGACGAAGCTGCTCCGGCCGCTGATGGCGCAGTTCGACGACGACGGCTACCGACTGGAAGCGGACTACGTCCTCGCCGACGGCGACCGCGTCGCGGTGCAGGCTCGCGGCCGCGGGACCACCCGGCGCGGCCGGGCCTACCACCAGACGTACTGCTTCGTCTTCCGCGTGCGAAACGGCCGCCTCACCGAGGTGATCGAGCATTGCGATACCGCACTCGTCGAACGCGTACTGGACCGCATTGAGTAA
- a CDS encoding TetR/AcrR family transcriptional regulator: MDGRRLLGRAERRAQIVAAATAAFARDGYAATGIGKIAAQADVTATIIYRHFTGKSELYRAALDAARARLGEVTEAKDEGMVEATVAAASEDPDGFLLLFRHAAREPEFRDWVAEFERGSAEIAERALVPRFPGATRRHWAAHLLTTISVQTILSWLDAGKPASVAEVVATIDAASDAVLDALAGGHT; this comes from the coding sequence GTGGACGGACGACGGCTGCTCGGGCGCGCGGAACGGCGAGCGCAGATCGTGGCCGCCGCGACCGCCGCGTTCGCGCGCGACGGGTACGCGGCGACCGGCATCGGCAAGATCGCGGCGCAGGCCGATGTCACGGCGACGATCATCTACCGGCACTTCACCGGGAAGTCCGAGCTGTACCGGGCCGCGCTCGACGCCGCTCGCGCGCGGCTCGGCGAGGTGACCGAGGCCAAGGACGAGGGGATGGTCGAAGCGACCGTGGCCGCGGCCTCCGAGGATCCCGACGGTTTCCTGCTTTTGTTCCGGCACGCGGCGCGTGAGCCGGAATTCCGGGACTGGGTGGCCGAATTCGAGCGCGGCAGCGCCGAGATCGCCGAACGCGCGCTCGTGCCGAGGTTCCCGGGCGCCACGCGACGGCACTGGGCCGCGCACCTGCTCACCACGATCAGCGTCCAGACCATCCTGTCCTGGCTGGACGCGGGGAAACCGGCGTCGGTGGCGGAGGTCGTCGCGACGATCGACGCCGCCTCCGATGCGGTGCTGGACGCGCTTGCGGGAGGACACACCTGA
- a CDS encoding S1 family peptidase, translating to MAPKKSLAGFAVFAGTALAFSMSLPSASAAPTVSFAQAQQLAISQADQVTDALGSASGGYYLDHGKAVVNVLDGAAARKVEAAGLTAKQVKHSFAALTATKNALDAVKGVPQTAWGIDTSTNQVVVKIYDAASPATAAKVTAAARQQGDKVRVEHRTGKLELHIAGGDAIQNDQGRCSLGFNVTRGGSPFLLTAGHCTNLGGTWSGGDVSGAEIVESNCPDADSGLLTRPNGTGPGEINTGQKIDKAGEPTVGEQMQKQGSTTGGGGGQITSVDESVNFDVGVLNHEFGTTAHTDHGDSGGPAYDGSTGLGTLSGGDTQTSYFYPLTLELQAYGLELA from the coding sequence ATGGCTCCCAAGAAGTCCCTCGCCGGTTTCGCGGTGTTCGCGGGCACCGCGCTCGCGTTCAGCATGTCCCTTCCGTCGGCCAGCGCGGCCCCCACCGTCTCGTTCGCCCAGGCACAGCAGCTCGCGATCAGCCAGGCGGACCAGGTCACCGACGCGCTCGGCTCGGCATCCGGCGGTTACTACCTCGACCACGGCAAGGCCGTCGTGAACGTGCTGGACGGCGCGGCCGCGCGGAAGGTGGAAGCGGCGGGGCTGACCGCCAAGCAGGTCAAGCACAGCTTCGCGGCGCTGACCGCGACGAAGAACGCGCTCGACGCGGTCAAGGGCGTGCCGCAGACCGCGTGGGGCATCGACACCAGCACCAACCAGGTCGTGGTGAAGATCTACGACGCCGCCAGCCCGGCGACCGCGGCCAAGGTCACCGCGGCCGCGCGGCAGCAGGGCGACAAGGTCCGCGTCGAGCACCGGACCGGCAAGCTCGAACTCCACATCGCCGGCGGCGACGCGATCCAGAACGACCAGGGCCGCTGCTCGCTCGGCTTCAACGTGACCAGGGGCGGCTCGCCGTTCCTGCTCACCGCCGGGCACTGCACCAACCTCGGCGGCACCTGGTCCGGTGGCGACGTGAGCGGCGCGGAGATCGTCGAGAGCAACTGCCCTGACGCCGACTCGGGCCTGCTGACCCGCCCGAACGGCACCGGGCCCGGTGAGATCAACACCGGCCAGAAGATCGACAAGGCTGGCGAGCCGACCGTCGGCGAGCAGATGCAGAAGCAGGGCTCGACCACCGGCGGTGGCGGCGGCCAGATCACCTCGGTCGACGAGTCGGTGAACTTCGACGTCGGCGTGCTCAACCACGAGTTCGGCACCACCGCGCACACCGACCACGGCGACTCCGGCGGCCCCGCCTACGACGGCTCGACCGGGCTCGGCACCCTGTCCGGTGGCGACACCCAGACCAGCTACTTCTACCCGCTGACGCTCGAACTCCAGGCGTACGGCCTCGAACTGGCCTGA
- a CDS encoding glycosyltransferase 87 family protein: MRPKADRRRIALAGVALTAVSFVVFAIVGGGFLDLHVYRVGGYAWLHGIGLYSDEFPRLVPVQPLPFTYPPLAAILFAPVSALPWQVAKFAITLVSAAALVTTTALVARRLYGTGRAAAIAGFGAAAVSLLFEPVRKTVEFGQVNLLLMGLVALDCLSPRTRWPRGLLIGLAAAIKLTPAVFVLFFLVRRQYRPAAVSVASFAGFGLAGYALAPSDTAGYWFGVLLHPERIGGTTYPFNQCYQAILHRLLPDGTVLSALWFALVVLTIGLAVLAAARARAAGDDVTALLAVALGGLLASPVSWSHHWVWVVPAGIAMVHRFGSTWRGRALIAAVLAVYAVGAHAFLPDRGAELDWSWWQHLLGSSYVLVGFGALVVLALRRDRVPAEPVAHGGERSVDLA; this comes from the coding sequence GTGAGACCGAAGGCGGACCGGCGGCGGATCGCACTGGCGGGAGTCGCGCTGACCGCGGTCTCCTTCGTGGTGTTCGCGATCGTCGGCGGCGGTTTCCTCGATCTGCACGTCTACCGCGTCGGCGGATACGCGTGGCTGCACGGCATCGGCCTGTACTCAGACGAATTCCCGCGGCTGGTCCCGGTGCAGCCGCTGCCGTTCACCTACCCGCCGCTGGCCGCGATCCTGTTCGCCCCCGTCTCGGCGCTGCCGTGGCAGGTGGCGAAGTTCGCCATCACGCTCGTCAGCGCCGCCGCGCTGGTGACCACGACCGCGCTCGTCGCGCGGCGCCTCTACGGCACGGGCAGGGCGGCCGCGATCGCCGGGTTCGGCGCCGCGGCGGTGTCGCTGCTGTTCGAGCCCGTTCGCAAGACCGTCGAGTTCGGACAGGTCAACCTGCTGCTGATGGGCCTGGTCGCGCTCGACTGCCTGAGCCCGCGCACCCGGTGGCCGCGCGGGCTGCTGATCGGCCTCGCCGCCGCGATCAAGCTGACGCCCGCGGTGTTCGTGCTGTTCTTCCTGGTGCGGCGCCAGTACCGGCCGGCGGCCGTGTCGGTCGCCTCGTTCGCGGGATTCGGGCTGGCCGGGTACGCGCTCGCGCCGTCGGACACCGCCGGCTACTGGTTCGGCGTGCTGCTGCACCCGGAGCGCATCGGCGGTACCACCTACCCGTTCAACCAGTGCTACCAGGCGATCCTGCACCGGCTCCTGCCCGACGGGACGGTGCTGAGCGCGCTGTGGTTCGCGCTCGTCGTGCTCACGATCGGCCTCGCGGTGCTGGCGGCCGCGCGGGCCCGCGCCGCCGGTGACGACGTGACGGCGTTGCTCGCGGTCGCGCTCGGCGGGCTGCTGGCGTCGCCGGTGAGCTGGTCGCACCACTGGGTGTGGGTGGTGCCCGCCGGTATCGCGATGGTGCACCGGTTCGGTTCGACGTGGCGCGGCCGCGCGCTCATTGCCGCGGTTCTGGCGGTCTACGCGGTCGGTGCGCACGCGTTCCTGCCCGATCGCGGCGCCGAGCTGGACTGGTCGTGGTGGCAGCACCTACTCGGCTCGTCGTACGTGCTGGTGGGGTTCGGCGCGCTCGTCGTGCTCGCGCTGCGGCGCGACCGCGTTCCCGCGGAACCGGTGGCCCATGGCGGGGAAAGGAGTGTCGACCTTGCGTGA
- a CDS encoding TetR/AcrR family transcriptional regulator: MPKVVDPELRRTDIAEAVFRLVAREGVHAASLRRVATEAGLNVGSVRHYFANHEDLLIFAAETMYARVTERVGEHVAAMDAGADKRASVMKMLSEFLPLDDRRRDETTICFAFLAESRLNPELRVLAQKLHRGLRVLVGHILRGARVHDIETNTELVSAMLDGLAFNAVHIAGAPDGERATDVVGKMLDHLVADR, from the coding sequence ATGCCCAAGGTCGTCGATCCCGAACTCCGCCGCACCGACATCGCCGAGGCCGTGTTCCGCCTCGTCGCCCGCGAAGGCGTGCACGCCGCCTCGCTGCGCAGGGTGGCGACCGAGGCCGGGCTCAACGTCGGTTCCGTCCGCCACTACTTCGCGAACCACGAAGACCTGCTGATCTTCGCCGCGGAAACGATGTACGCGCGGGTCACCGAGCGCGTCGGCGAACACGTCGCCGCCATGGACGCCGGTGCCGACAAGCGCGCTTCGGTGATGAAGATGCTCTCCGAGTTCCTGCCGCTCGACGATCGGCGGCGGGACGAAACGACGATCTGCTTCGCGTTCCTCGCGGAGTCGCGGCTGAACCCCGAACTCCGCGTGCTCGCCCAGAAACTGCACCGCGGGCTCCGGGTGCTGGTCGGGCACATCCTGCGCGGCGCGCGCGTGCACGACATCGAGACCAACACCGAACTCGTCTCCGCGATGCTCGACGGTCTCGCCTTCAACGCCGTGCACATCGCGGGCGCGCCGGACGGCGAGCGCGCCACCGACGTGGTCGGCAAGATGCTCGACCACCTGGTGGCCGATCGCTGA
- a CDS encoding LysR family transcriptional regulator, whose protein sequence is MAEFTVLGLRVVRAAAAHGSFSVAAERLGYTQSAVSRQIALMEQVAGCPLFERGARGVRPTEAGLLVVRHAEAVLTELHTARKGLAELGSARAPRLRVGAFSTAMAALVPDAIAAFVDRQPRAKVSLREGLSPALLNAVARGRIDFAVVTSPGEPPPGVELTALLDDPLFLAVPRSHPLASSPGVGASELRTQRWIAGSADPGSTLLGAWAGSSWQPEIAFVARDWVAKFGLVSAGLGVTMVPGLVVPSLPPSVVAVPVDEAAAVRATAVAYRTTTDAHRAFVTALEDTAAGLAAEARRRVRAR, encoded by the coding sequence ATGGCTGAGTTCACGGTGCTGGGGCTGCGCGTGGTCAGGGCGGCCGCCGCGCACGGGTCGTTCTCGGTCGCGGCCGAACGGCTGGGCTACACGCAATCGGCGGTTTCGCGGCAGATCGCGCTCATGGAGCAGGTCGCGGGCTGCCCGCTGTTCGAGCGCGGGGCGCGGGGCGTGCGGCCGACCGAAGCGGGCCTCCTCGTGGTCCGGCACGCCGAAGCCGTGCTCACCGAGCTCCACACGGCGCGGAAGGGCTTGGCGGAGCTCGGATCCGCTCGCGCGCCGCGGTTGCGGGTCGGCGCGTTCTCCACCGCGATGGCCGCACTCGTGCCCGACGCGATCGCGGCGTTCGTCGACCGGCAACCGCGGGCGAAGGTGTCGCTGCGGGAAGGGCTGAGCCCCGCGCTGCTCAACGCGGTCGCGCGCGGGCGGATCGACTTCGCGGTGGTGACGTCGCCCGGGGAACCGCCGCCGGGCGTCGAACTCACGGCACTGCTCGACGATCCGCTGTTCCTCGCGGTGCCGCGCTCGCATCCGCTCGCTTCGTCGCCGGGCGTCGGCGCCTCGGAGTTGCGGACGCAGCGCTGGATCGCGGGCAGCGCGGATCCGGGCTCGACCTTGCTCGGCGCGTGGGCAGGTTCCTCGTGGCAGCCCGAAATCGCGTTCGTGGCACGGGACTGGGTCGCGAAGTTCGGGCTGGTGTCCGCGGGCCTCGGCGTCACCATGGTGCCGGGCCTGGTGGTGCCGTCCCTGCCGCCGTCCGTCGTCGCGGTGCCGGTGGACGAGGCGGCCGCCGTCCGCGCCACGGCGGTGGCATACCGGACGACGACCGATGCGCACCGCGCCTTCGTGACCGCGCTGGAGGACACCGCGGCCGGACTCGCCGCGGAGGCCAGGCGGCGGGTCAGGGCGCGTTAG
- a CDS encoding pentapeptide repeat-containing protein has translation MPLVGDLKSDCANCFGLCCVALAFTRSADFAVDKEIGEPCRNLSADFRCGIHRDLREKGFSGCTVFECFGAGQRVSQVIYGGTSWREEPETAPQMYAVFGVVRQLHELEWYLAEAMALRPAEDVRDALAETESLAGESPEALLALDVAAHREKVNALLLRTSEAVRAEFRSRKKERRGADLIGAKLRKADLRGANLRGAYLIGADLRGADLRLADLIGADLRDTDLRGADLTGGFFLTQAQLNAANGDAATRIPASLERPAHWSPKRR, from the coding sequence CTGCCACTCGTCGGAGACCTGAAATCCGACTGCGCCAACTGCTTCGGCCTGTGCTGCGTCGCGCTCGCCTTCACCAGGTCCGCGGATTTCGCGGTGGACAAGGAAATCGGCGAGCCGTGCCGGAACCTGTCGGCGGACTTCCGCTGCGGTATCCACCGCGATCTCCGCGAAAAGGGGTTCTCCGGCTGCACCGTGTTCGAATGCTTCGGTGCGGGGCAACGGGTTTCCCAGGTGATTTACGGCGGCACGAGCTGGCGCGAGGAACCGGAAACGGCGCCGCAGATGTACGCCGTGTTCGGGGTGGTGCGGCAACTGCACGAACTCGAGTGGTACCTCGCCGAAGCGATGGCGCTGCGCCCGGCCGAGGACGTCCGCGACGCGTTGGCGGAAACCGAATCCCTCGCGGGGGAGAGCCCGGAAGCGTTGCTGGCGCTCGATGTCGCCGCGCACCGGGAGAAGGTCAACGCCCTGCTCCTGCGGACGAGCGAGGCGGTCCGCGCGGAGTTCCGGAGCAGGAAGAAGGAGCGCAGGGGCGCGGACCTCATCGGCGCGAAGCTGCGGAAGGCCGATCTGCGCGGCGCGAACCTGCGCGGGGCCTACCTCATCGGGGCGGACCTGCGCGGCGCCGATTTGCGGCTCGCCGATCTCATCGGCGCCGACCTGCGCGACACCGATCTGCGGGGCGCCGATCTCACCGGTGGTTTCTTTCTCACCCAGGCCCAGCTCAACGCGGCGAACGGCGATGCGGCGACCCGGATCCCCGCTTCGCTCGAACGTCCGGCGCACTGGTCCCCGAAGCGCCGTTGA
- a CDS encoding EamA family transporter yields the protein MGALLALASALCYGIADYAGGLLSRRANPAAVALIGQASGFALAVLVAPFVPSPGVGLADLGWGALSGIGTGTGMAFLYKGLSRGAMSVVVPVSAVGGVALPVLVGVALLGDRPTPLAWSGIVVALPALWLVSRKRGAGTDPAAVPDALIASAGIALQYLALAQAAPSSGLWPIVAGRLAATLAILPMARSAERPPPRLRAAAALNGGIAALALVCYLLSARYQIVSIAVVLSSLYPAIPVLLGVTALRERLTWPQAVGLLGAGAAIGLLTLS from the coding sequence ATGGGTGCGCTGCTGGCATTGGCTTCCGCGCTCTGCTATGGCATCGCGGACTACGCGGGCGGGCTGCTTTCCCGCCGCGCCAACCCGGCTGCGGTCGCGCTCATCGGCCAGGCGAGCGGGTTCGCGCTCGCCGTGCTCGTCGCGCCGTTCGTGCCGAGCCCCGGCGTCGGACTCGCCGATCTCGGCTGGGGAGCACTGTCCGGGATCGGCACCGGGACAGGCATGGCGTTCCTCTACAAAGGACTGAGCAGGGGCGCGATGAGCGTTGTCGTCCCGGTCAGCGCGGTGGGCGGGGTCGCACTGCCGGTGCTCGTCGGCGTCGCGCTGCTCGGCGACCGGCCGACACCGCTCGCGTGGAGCGGGATCGTGGTGGCGCTGCCCGCGCTGTGGCTGGTTTCCCGCAAGCGCGGCGCCGGCACCGATCCCGCCGCGGTGCCCGACGCGCTGATCGCCAGCGCGGGGATCGCGCTGCAGTACCTCGCGCTCGCGCAGGCGGCGCCGTCGTCGGGGCTCTGGCCGATCGTCGCCGGGCGGCTCGCGGCAACGCTCGCGATCCTGCCGATGGCGCGCTCGGCGGAACGCCCGCCGCCGCGTCTTCGCGCCGCCGCGGCACTGAACGGAGGGATCGCCGCGCTCGCGCTCGTCTGCTACCTGCTCTCGGCGCGCTACCAGATCGTGAGCATCGCCGTGGTGCTGTCGTCGCTCTACCCGGCCATCCCAGTGCTGCTCGGCGTCACCGCACTTCGCGAGCGGCTTACCTGGCCGCAGGCGGTGGGGCTGTTGGGCGCCGGTGCGGCGATCGGGCTCCTTACCCTGAGCTGA
- a CDS encoding class I SAM-dependent methyltransferase, with amino-acid sequence MDQHNIGRFDRQAAGYDRAFLQAFFGPVQRAVLDSAAAVVPEPKRLLDVGAGTGQLLAAARELFPDTEAVGVEPAEAMLAKARDKGLPVERGVAERLPFEDGRFDVVVSTMSFHHWADQRAGLREVARVLAPGGVAVIAEHFAQTWLRPVFAMLPKRNRAPGHREVDAMIAEAGLLAPRWETVFHLDPFLLFRDAGGRRARGTLPFVTAVAAAKRA; translated from the coding sequence ATGGACCAGCACAACATCGGCCGGTTCGACCGGCAGGCGGCCGGGTACGACCGCGCGTTCCTGCAGGCCTTCTTCGGGCCGGTCCAGCGGGCGGTGCTGGATTCGGCCGCGGCCGTCGTGCCGGAGCCGAAGCGGTTGCTCGACGTCGGCGCGGGCACCGGTCAGCTCCTGGCGGCCGCGCGTGAACTCTTCCCTGACACGGAAGCGGTCGGTGTGGAGCCCGCCGAAGCGATGCTGGCGAAAGCCAGGGACAAAGGTCTGCCCGTCGAACGCGGTGTGGCCGAGCGCCTGCCGTTCGAGGACGGCCGGTTCGACGTCGTGGTGTCCACGATGTCGTTCCACCACTGGGCGGACCAGCGCGCCGGGCTGCGCGAGGTGGCCAGGGTGCTCGCACCGGGCGGGGTGGCGGTGATCGCGGAGCACTTCGCGCAGACGTGGTTGCGCCCCGTGTTCGCGATGCTGCCGAAACGCAATCGCGCGCCCGGCCACCGCGAAGTCGACGCGATGATCGCCGAGGCGGGGCTGCTCGCGCCGCGCTGGGAAACCGTGTTCCACCTGGATCCCTTCCTGCTCTTCCGCGACGCGGGCGGGCGGCGGGCACGTGGCACGCTCCCGTTCGTCACGGCCGTGGCGGCGGCCAAACGGGCGTAG
- a CDS encoding VOC family protein, producing the protein MSESPRFDHLLHCVPDVPRAVGDYTAAGLPAHVNPPHRGMRNGAWRLDTRYVEILTVEDRATFSGSPFGVAIADWMPAIDSLIGSGGGALNFAIHVTDAAETAERLRQEGHSAELTTFTFDGSPVSFREVILKGAPDWAPFFITYSPAPEVLAQQAAEGRVNRGVHDLAGFVVETPDPDASAAWLSQIARVPLDRTGRVVELPGGHVRFAPGTADRITALLLTGGRPPVTALHGLAVSNVTSEGDA; encoded by the coding sequence ATGTCCGAGTCACCGAGGTTCGACCATCTCCTGCACTGCGTGCCCGATGTTCCCCGCGCGGTCGGCGACTACACCGCGGCCGGGCTCCCCGCGCACGTGAACCCGCCGCACCGCGGGATGCGCAACGGGGCGTGGCGGCTCGACACCCGGTACGTCGAGATCCTGACCGTCGAAGACCGCGCCACGTTCTCCGGTTCGCCGTTCGGGGTCGCGATCGCCGACTGGATGCCCGCGATCGACTCGCTGATCGGCAGCGGCGGCGGCGCGCTCAACTTCGCGATCCACGTGACGGACGCGGCCGAGACCGCGGAGCGACTGCGCCAGGAGGGCCACTCCGCGGAGCTGACCACGTTCACCTTCGACGGCTCACCGGTGTCGTTCCGCGAAGTGATCCTGAAGGGGGCGCCGGACTGGGCGCCGTTCTTCATCACGTACTCGCCGGCGCCGGAGGTGCTCGCGCAGCAGGCCGCCGAGGGGCGCGTCAACCGCGGCGTGCACGATCTCGCCGGATTCGTGGTGGAAACCCCCGACCCGGACGCGTCCGCGGCTTGGTTGAGCCAAATCGCGCGGGTGCCGCTCGACCGCACGGGCAGGGTCGTCGAACTCCCCGGCGGCCACGTGCGCTTCGCCCCGGGCACCGCCGACCGGATCACCGCGCTCCTGCTCACCGGCGGCAGGCCGCCCGTGACCGCACTCCACGGGCTCGCGGTTTCAAATGTGACATCAGAAGGAGATGCGTAA